CCCGCCTCGTAGCGGCCGTTCGCACCCGTGCGCCGCGCCGTTCCCGTCTTTCCCGCCACCTCGAAGGTGGAGAGCGACGCCCGCGTCGCGGTGCCGTCGGCGACCACGGTAACGAGGACGTCGCGGATCTGTCCCGCCACGGCGCGGGGAATCACCCGGCGCACCTCGCGGGGGTCGCGGCGCTCCAGCGTCTTGCCGTCGCGCCCGCGCACTTCGCGGACGAGGCGTGGCTCCATCAGCACGCCGCCGTTGGCCAGCGCGCCGTAGGCCAGGGCCAGCTGCAGCGGCGTGACGGAGAGCTCGTAGCCCGTGGCCAGCGAGGCCCCCGTGGGCTTGGACCAGCGGTCCGGCCGCGGGAGGCGGCCGGACGACTCCGCCGGGTACTCCACCCCGGTGGGCGTGCCGAACCCGAAGTCGCGCAGCATGCCGAACTGCTGCCCGGGGCTCAGCCGCGGGACGAACTTCACCATGCCGATGTTGCTGGACACGCGCAGCGCGTCGCGCAGCGTCAGCCAGTCGTAGGCGTGCACATCGGTGTGCACGCGGCCATCGGGATCCGTCCACCGGCCGCCTTCGCCGTGCACGCTCTCGCCCAGCGTGGCTTTGCCCGTCGCCAGCAGCGTGCTGACGAACAGGGGCTTGGCCACGGAGCCCGGCTCGTACGGCTCGATGAACGCGCCCACGCCCAGCGAGCCGCCCTGCCGCCGGGAGACCGCGGCCAGGACCTCGCCGGTGCGCGGGTCCATCAGCAGCAGGTCGCCGCCGGCCGCGCCGGTGCTGTCGATGGCCGCGCCCAGCGCCGCGTCGGCGATCTCCTGCAGGTCGAAGTCGATGGACAGGTACACGTCGTTGCCGTCCGTCGCCTGCACGACCGGCAGGGCGACGGAGGCCTCCTTGCGGCCCTTGCCGTCGCGCCGCATCACCGAGTAGCCGTCGCGCCCGGCCAGCATTCGGTCCAGCGCCTGCTCCATTCCGCCCAGCGGCCGCCCGTCGCCGCTGATGCCGCCCAGCACCTCGCGCCCCACGGTGCCCTGGGGGTAGAAGCGCTCCAGCCGCCGCTCCCAGTGAAAGCCGCGGAGATCGCCGATCTCCCGCCGCTGCTCTGCCGTGAACCGCCCGGGAAGCACCACCCACTTGCGATCCTTGCTCGTCGCCCGGCGTGCGGCGGAGCGCGTCAGCTTCAGCACCTGTGCGAGCTGCCGGACGGCGGCGTCGCGGTCCGCCAGCTCGCTGGGGGCGAGCGACAGGCGGAAGGTTTCGCGGGTGAGGGCCAGGGGAACGCCGTCGCGGTCGAAGATGGCGCCGCGGCGGGCGGGCAGGGGCACGCGCGCCTGCTGCTGCTCGGCCGCCTCGGCGCGCCACTTGTCGCCCTCGAACCCCTGCAGCTGCACCGAGCGGCCCACGATCAGCACCGCCGCGATGGCGATGGACACGATCAGCAGGCGGCGGCGGCCGCGCAGGCGCTCTTCGCTGTCCCAGGCCCCGGCGCGGCTCACTGGCCCTGCTCCATGGACGCGGCGGGGATGGGAAGCAGCACGACCTCGTCGTCGCGCGCCACGTGAAGCCCCAGCCGGCGCTCGGCGATCTTCGTGATGCGGGCGCGCGTCTGCAGTTCCTGGATGCGGTTGGTCCACTCCACCCGCTCGGCTTCGGCGAGGGAGATGTCGTTCTGCAGCTTGGCAAGCTCGCGCTGGCGGGCGACGCCCTCCGTCTGCCGCCAGACCACGGACGCGAGGCAACCCGCCACGGCGCAGACGAGCACGGCGCGCCCCAGAAAGGCGCGTCGGCGGGCGCGGCGCTCCGCCCGGTCGCCCTGCGGCGCCTCCCAGCGGGCGGCGCGCTCGGCCTGGCGGGCGCGCGCCGGGCGCGGCATGGCGTCGGTGCTCACGCCGCCCTCCACCCGCGCAGGCGGGCGCTGCGGGCGCGAGGGTTGGCCAGGGTTTCCTGCTCCGTGGCAGACATGGGCTTTCGGGTGATCGTCGTTCCCAGCGGCGTTCCGCGGCACTGGCACTGGACGAAGCCCGGCGGGCAGACGCAGTCCAGGCTCCAGTCGCGAAAGGCGTTCTTCACCAGGCGGTCTTCCAGCGAGTGGTAGGCGAGCACCGCGAACACGCCCCCCGGCGCCAGCGCCTTCCGGAAGCTTTCCAGCGCCCGCTCCAGCGCCTGGATCTCGCCGTTCACGGCAATCCGCAGCGCCTGGAAGATCCTGGCCTTGTCCGCCGCCTCGGCGCGCGGCCCCAGCGTGCGGCGGACGGCGTCGAGCAGGTGGTCGCTGGTGGCGAACGGCTCGCGCTCCCGCATCTCCAAAACGATGCGCGCCAGCTTCCGCGAGCGCTTCTCTTCGCCGTAGCGATAGAAGATGTTCGCCAGCTCGGCCTCGTCCATCTCGTTCAGCAGGTCGGCCGCGCTGGGCTCCGCGGCGGTCGCCTGCGCCATCCGCATGTCCAGCGGCGCGCCGGGACGAAAGGTGAAGCCGCGCTCGTCGACGTCGATCTGGTGCGACGAAATCCCCAGGTCCAGCAGCACGCCATCCAGCGATGCATCCTCGATCCCGGCGGCGGCGACGGCATCCGCGAAGTTCGATCGGACGGGACGAAAGCGATCACCGAAGCGGGCCAGCCGCTCCCCCGCCTCGCGCAGCGCATCCGGATCGCGGTCCGTGCCGATCAGCCGCGCCTCCGGACCCCGCTCCAGCAGCGCCTCGGCGTGGCCGCCGCCGCCCAGCGTTCCGTCCAGGTACAGCCCGCCCCGCTCCGGCATGAGGAGATCCATCACCTCGCGCACCATGACGGGCGCGTGGTAGCCGGAGGCATAGGGCAGCGTCACGCCGCGGCGGGCCGCACGGCGTTGGCGCGGGTGACCAGCGCACGGCAGCCGCGGCAGGTGAACCACTCGGTGCCCAGGAATGCGCCCAGGCCGTCCATGGGCTCGAACGGCCCGAAGTGGCGGTCCAGGCCGCAGGGCACCCCCGAGCCGGCCAGCGGCGAGTGCATCGAAACGGGCGGGCGGGGCTGAACGATCATGTCACCGACGGGGTGAGGGGGATCAGCCGAAGATCTGGTGCGTGAAGCGCTCGGCCTCGGCCACGGGCTCGGCCGTGGCGGCCTGGAAGCGCTCCGGGTTCCACAACTCGATGCGGTCGATGGCGCCCACGATCAGCGTGGGCCCCGCGATGCCGACGGATTCCTGCAGCCGCGCGGGGACCATGATGCGACCCTGCTTGTCGGGCACCACTTCCACGGCGTTGGCGGTCACCTTCAGCACGTAGGCGCGGGCCTGGGGGTTCAGCCGCAGCATCTCGCGAAGGCGAGCCTCCACTTCGGCCCAGGTACGCTGGGGATACAGGGTGAGGGCGTCGGGAAACGCGTGCACCAGGACCATCGGCTCGTCCCCCCCCTCCCGTCGGAACGGGGCGGGAAGGCTGAGCCGGCCCTTGTCGTCGATCTGGTGCTGATAGCTCCCGAGAAAGCCGTTCACCGGGCTCCGCTGATAAGGCCTGCCACGCTGCCCCACAATCCCCCACAACATCCCACTCTGGCCCACAAGCTAATGGCGTTCCTCCGCAGGTCAAGGAGAACATCTCCCGAACCGGAGGCGGTGGCTGGCGAAGTTCTTGCTCCCCCGCCCTCCCGGCCCGGTAATCCCTCATCCTTTTGATCACGAGCCGAATCGTGCAGATCGCCCTGATCATCAACCCGTCCTCGCCCGACGCCGTCCAGGCGCTGCGCCAGGGGGTGCAGCGCCTGCGCGACGAGGGGCACGTGGTGCATCCGCGCGTGACCTTCGAGCAGGGCGACGCGCACCGGTTCGCGTGGAAGTCGGCGGAGTACGGGGCGGACCTGGTGGTGGCGTGCGGCGGCGACGGCACCATCAACGAGGTGGTGAACGGCTTGTACGAGTGGATCGCCGACCGCGAGGACACGACGCCCGACGCGGCGCTTCCGAACCTGGGGATCGTGCCGCTGGGGACGGGCAACGACCTGGCGGGGGGAATGGGCATTGCCCCGGGCAACCCCGAGGGCGCGCTGATGGACGCCGCGAGCGGCGAGGAGTACACGGTGGACGTGGCGCGTGTGAACGGGCGCTACTTCCTGAACGTGTCCACTGGCGGCATGGGCGCCGAGGCGACCGACGACGCGTCGAAGGAGCTGAAGCGGCTGCTGGGGCCCATCGCGTACCTGGTGACCGGCGTCAAGAAGTTCGTGC
This Longimicrobium sp. DNA region includes the following protein-coding sequences:
- a CDS encoding penicillin-binding transpeptidase domain-containing protein, whose amino-acid sequence is MSRAGAWDSEERLRGRRRLLIVSIAIAAVLIVGRSVQLQGFEGDKWRAEAAEQQQARVPLPARRGAIFDRDGVPLALTRETFRLSLAPSELADRDAAVRQLAQVLKLTRSAARRATSKDRKWVVLPGRFTAEQRREIGDLRGFHWERRLERFYPQGTVGREVLGGISGDGRPLGGMEQALDRMLAGRDGYSVMRRDGKGRKEASVALPVVQATDGNDVYLSIDFDLQEIADAALGAAIDSTGAAGGDLLLMDPRTGEVLAAVSRRQGGSLGVGAFIEPYEPGSVAKPLFVSTLLATGKATLGESVHGEGGRWTDPDGRVHTDVHAYDWLTLRDALRVSSNIGMVKFVPRLSPGQQFGMLRDFGFGTPTGVEYPAESSGRLPRPDRWSKPTGASLATGYELSVTPLQLALAYGALANGGVLMEPRLVREVRGRDGKTLERRDPREVRRVIPRAVAGQIRDVLVTVVADGTATRASLSTFEVAGKTGTARRTGANGRYEAGQYNSTFVGFFPARDPQLTILVRLDRPQGEYYGGLTAAPVTRETLQAILAARSPGLDRRSLLATRLPAQSPVRAAGTRRADPPPSGSEGVYVFVSTDNVGRAVDERPAAPVAMPDLSGLPLRDAARRLHALGVRVRVRGGGFVASTRPEAGQPVARGDTLVIVGDSR
- the rsmH gene encoding 16S rRNA (cytosine(1402)-N(4))-methyltransferase RsmH, which produces MTLPYASGYHAPVMVREVMDLLMPERGGLYLDGTLGGGGHAEALLERGPEARLIGTDRDPDALREAGERLARFGDRFRPVRSNFADAVAAAGIEDASLDGVLLDLGISSHQIDVDERGFTFRPGAPLDMRMAQATAAEPSAADLLNEMDEAELANIFYRYGEEKRSRKLARIVLEMREREPFATSDHLLDAVRRTLGPRAEAADKARIFQALRIAVNGEIQALERALESFRKALAPGGVFAVLAYHSLEDRLVKNAFRDWSLDCVCPPGFVQCQCRGTPLGTTITRKPMSATEQETLANPRARSARLRGWRAA
- a CDS encoding division/cell wall cluster transcriptional repressor MraZ, which translates into the protein MNGFLGSYQHQIDDKGRLSLPAPFRREGGDEPMVLVHAFPDALTLYPQRTWAEVEARLREMLRLNPQARAYVLKVTANAVEVVPDKQGRIMVPARLQESVGIAGPTLIVGAIDRIELWNPERFQAATAEPVAEAERFTHQIFG
- a CDS encoding diacylglycerol kinase family protein: MQIALIINPSSPDAVQALRQGVQRLRDEGHVVHPRVTFEQGDAHRFAWKSAEYGADLVVACGGDGTINEVVNGLYEWIADREDTTPDAALPNLGIVPLGTGNDLAGGMGIAPGNPEGALMDAASGEEYTVDVARVNGRYFLNVSTGGMGAEATDDASKELKRLLGPIAYLVTGVKKFVQLKDTTARFVSGDEVVYEGGFLLFAVGNAWRTGGGNWVTAAADPSDCLLDVCIVQGMNHLDLVRLAPLVRAGKHVSHDKVTYRKVTSLVVESPEEMTVNADGEPLTGRRFEYAIGRHRLTLMVPRAPDHGEAPGADPAVVAEANEAAAEAEAEAESAKNG